TCGCAGCGGAAATATCCCGGCTATTCTATTGATTGTTTCTGCATGAGGCCTGTGTGGCCCATCGGTCATGAATCGATTCCTGCGTTCACAATCGACCGAAACTACTTTCCGCGTTTCTCGAACACAATCGCCGCGATTCCGTGCCGTGTAACGTGTGAGGGACCGCCATCCACCGGCACAATACATCGCGCGGCCCATACCGGGTCGAAAAGCTTTGTACCGATCGATCGCAGCGAAGCGGGACGCGCCGTTGCGCGGCAATAACGCGCGTACCAACCGGCCGGCGATTCTTGCCACGCGTGCATGGCCCTCACGTGCAACTCGGCAGCGCATACGATGCGGTCGTCGAGCGCGGGCCAGTCGTAGTAGCGGCTGAAGAACACGCGCCCACGCGCATCCCGCGCCTGCTTGCCGTACGGATCGGCGTCAACCCAGCGCTCTTCGTACTTGGGCACGATAGGCACCGTGACTACCGCGAGACCGTTCGGGGCGAGCACGCGCGCAATTTCGCGCATGGCGACGCTGTCGCCGGTCCCTGCGATGTGCTCGATCGCGCTGACGCTGTACAACGTGGAGATCGATGCATCGGCGAACGGCAGGCGCATCGCGTCGCACTGCATGAACTCCAATCCGGGCTGCGATCGCGGTAGCGCGTCCGCCGCAATATCGGAGCAGATGACAGCGGACCCCGCCGCTGCCCGGACGAAGCCGGCGAGGACCTTTGGGCTGCCGATGTCTAACGC
This genomic window from Candidatus Hydrogenedentota bacterium contains:
- a CDS encoding class I SAM-dependent methyltransferase; this translates as MTPAPRFARWWWAGFRSSLAMLPRARTRRSLKLAIRQLLCPIDLWRYYELAAVLDSITASDRALDIGSPKVLAGFVRAAAGSAVICSDIAADALPRSQPGLEFMQCDAMRLPFADASISTLYSVSAIEHIAGTGDSVAMREIARVLAPNGLAVVTVPIVPKYEERWVDADPYGKQARDARGRVFFSRYYDWPALDDRIVCAAELHVRAMHAWQESPAGWYARYCRATARPASLRSIGTKLFDPVWAARCIVPVDGGPSHVTRHGIAAIVFEKRGK